GGATCTTTCCATGGACTACTATGGACGTAATAACCAGCCTAGCTTCTATCAGATACAGCCTGTGGTGGATAATACCAACACACAAAATATTGTGATCGGAAATAAGGATCTGAAATCCGAATTTGCACATAGTATTGTTTCAAAGTATCGGAAATCCATTACACGAAGGGGGCAATATTTAGAGGCCAGTCTGGCTTTTAACTTGGTAAATGACAAGATTGTAGCAAACCGGACAATTGAACCCAATTCAACGATACAGAAAACGACTTATCGCAATACAGAAGGTTATTATGATATTAAGAGCTATTATTTGTTTACAGCTTCTTTATTGTCGGATAATTTGCAGATGAGCTTGAATGGTAATGCAGATTATTACAACAATATTTCCTATGTCAATGATAAAAAGAGCTTTGGTGGACACTTTTTGTTTACGCAGGCTCTTCAATTCCGCTATACCTGGAGTGATATCTTTGAAGCCGAATTAAATGGAAACTATTCTTTAAACAGGGCGACATTTGACTGGCCTGTACAAGATAATATCACGGCGCATTCCGGGATTGTTGGGTTGGGATCTAAAGCGTATTTAGGGAAACATTTTACCATGGGACTTGAGCTTTCTCAAAAATTTAATGCGGGTTATTCGAGCTCATGGAACAATATTAATCCGACGATAATCAATGCCTATATGGAATATACTTTTGGAAGGAATAACTTGGGGATGTTGAGATTTCAGGGATTCGATCTGATGAATCAGAATACTGGTATTTCACGTGCCGTGGTGGGAAATGATATTTTAGATGTTCGGAACAATCGTTTGGCTCGTTATTTTATGCTTTCGCTCAATATAAGGTTACAGAAATACCCAAAAAAATCATGATGAAAGCCGTTATTATTACTGAACCGGGTGGACCGGAAGTTTTGGAAGTCCACGATGTGGAGATGCCACAGATCGGTGAACTGGAGGTTTTGGTGGAAGTAAAGGCTGCAGGAGTAAATAGGCCTGATGTTTTTCAGCGTAAAGGCAACTATCCGGCACCTCCCGGTGTGGATGCGCGAATACCGGGATTGGAAATAGCAGGGATTGTAGTCGCTAAAGGGAAGGATGTGGTTGATTGGTCTATTGGTGATCGTGTATGTGCACTTGTTGGCGGAGGAGGCTATGCTTCCTACGCAAAAGTCTATCAGGGACATTGTTTACCTATTCCCGATCATTTAGATTTTGCGGAGGCTGCTTCGCTGCCCGAGACCGTTTTTACGGTCTGGGACAATGTCTTTCGACGGGGAAGGTTGCAGGCCGACGATCATTTTTTGGTGCACGGTGGTGCTGGTGGGATCGGCAGTACGGCCATTCAATTAGCGACCTTGTTTGGTGCGGTAGTCTATACGACAGTCAGCTCAGCTGAAAAGGCTAGCTTTTGTAAATCATTGGGAGCCAGCAAAACAATAAATTATAAAACCGAGGATTTTCTGGAGGTGCTGAAGCCTTTGGGGGTTGATGTTATTTTAGACAGTATTGGCGGATCATATTTTGAGAAAAATATCAATCTATTGAACCCTGATGGCCGGTTGGTTTACATTAATGCGATGGAAAGCGCAAGAGTCGAGTTAAACTTGCTCAAATTAATGCAGAAACGGATTGTTTTAACGGGAAGTACACTGCGGGCGAGAGACCGTGAATTTAAGCAAGTGTTACGGGATGATATCTGGTCTCAAGTATGGCCCAAGCTTAGCGCTGGCGATTTCAGACCTACTTTATACCGTGTGCTTCCTTTTGCGGAGGCCGCTGAAGCCCATCGATTGATGGAAGATTCAAGCGTATTGGGTAAAATCGTCTTAAGTTTTTGATCGCTGAAAGCTGAGCGGTGTCGTGCCAGTTACATTTTTGAAGTATTTATGGAAGCTCGAAAAGTTTTGAAAGCCCGATTCAAAGCAGATCTGCTTCACCGTCTGTTTGTTTTCTATTAATAAATTGCAGGCTGTCTTCACACGCATTTCGATCAGAAACTGAAAGAGTGTTTTTCCGATTTGTGATTTGAAATAACGGCAGAACGAATTGGGGGTCATTCCCGTTAGGGAAGCAAGTTCCTGCAGTCGTATCTGGTCGCGATAATTTTCACCGATATATTGCATGGCAATCTGCATACGGTTGGCGTCCTGATCTTGCAGCTGTATGCTAAAAGTGGGACTCGTTAATAGATCATGTTGTTCTTCGGCCGAAATATATTGTAAAATTTCTAATAAATGAATAATACGTGTGGTACCTGTTGCTGCCAGTATAGCATCAATTAATTGAACAGTTTTTAGTCGGCTGCTCTCCAATAATGAAATGCTTCTTTTGGCTACACGTATAAGGTCTTTGATGGATTTATTTTCAGGTAAATTGATGAAATCATTTCCCCAAAAATTTTCCTTAAAATGAAGTACACGAATATCTGCACTCTCTGCTTCTTCCTCTTGAAGATAAATTTCGTCAAATAACCAATAGTGAGGCAGGTTTGAACCAACAAGGGTAATATCGCCCGATTCAAAGCGCCGGACGCTATCGCCAATAAATTGGGTACCTGAGCCTTTGGCAAAATAAATCAATTCCAGTTCTTCATGGTAATGCCAAAGATTATGGTACTGGGGCGTATTGTCTCTTCTCGCGTTGAACGAATGCTCAAGATTGCTGTTTAAATGAAGCAGCTGTGCTTTCATAATTATGAAATATATGCAGTAAAGTTACATGATTGTGTTTGGTTATGGTAATATAGCTTAATAATTTGATAATATACTTGAATATTGTCTAGCATTTTTAAGCTTATTTTACATTAAATAACTACTTATAACCATTTGAAAAATATGACGAATAAAAAGAGTTACGCATTTGCCTTGATTTTGGTGACAACCTTGTTCTTTTTTTGGGGATTTATTCATAACCTTGATCCAATTTTAATTCCGCATTTGAGGAATGCGTTTAGTTTATCCCATTTCCAGGCTTCCTTAGTCGATTCAGCTGTATTTATCGCTTATTTTGTGATGGCGATTCCTGCAGGAATTATCATGAAAAAATATGGCTATAAAGCCGGTATTTTGATCGGATTGATCTTTTTTGCCATTGGCTGTTTCCTTTTTGTACCTGCGGCCAATACGATAAGTTATGTTTTCTTTTTGGGGGCTTTGTTCGTTGTTGCTTGTGGTCTTACTATTCTGGAAACTGCAGCAAATCCGTATGTAGCGATTTTAGGAGATCCAGTTTCGTCGGCGCAACGACTTAATTTTGCACAGTCCTTTAATGGGTTAGCAGCCTTTGTTGCTCCGATTTTTGGTGGAAAATTTATTTTATCCCATGAACCCAAATCACAGGAAGAACTGGCGCAAATGGCTGAGCAGGCAAAGATGGCGTATATTCAGTCCGAAACAGCTGCTGTGAAATTGCCTTATGTGGTACTAGGGATATTGATTTTATTGATCGCTGCGTTGTTTTTCTTTACCAGATTACCTGATATCAAAGATGCTGAGGAAGAAGGTAGAGCCGGTTTTTTCCACGCGTTGCGTCATAAAAATGTGCGTTGGGCAGTGGTGGCTCAATTTTTCTATGTCGGAGCGCAAGTTTGTATTTTAAGTTTCCTCGTATTATATGCAACAGAAGCTGCCGGCATATCGGGTAAGGATGGTGCCGATTATGCTGGGTTCGCTGGATTGGCTTTTATGTTGGGCCGGTTTATCGGTACATTTTTTATGCGTTTTGTATCAGCATCCAAGCTTCTGATCATCTATTCCGCTATAGCGATCGTTCTATCCCTATTTGTCATCTTCGGATCAGGTATTCAGACCCTATATGCGCTGATTGGCATTGCGTTTTTTATGTCCATTATGTTTCCAACAATATTTGCGTTTGGTGTACAAGGTATCGGTGCCGATACGAAATCTGCGTCTAGTTTGATCGTCATGTCTATTGTTGGCGGCGCTTTATTGCCTCCAATATTAGGTTTTATCTCCGATAAAACGGGACATTTCCAATATGGCTATTTTGTACCATTGGTTTGTTTTATTGTTGTCTTGTTGTTTGCTTTCCAAAATAGAAATGTCAGTATTGCGGAAACGGAAAATCTTAAATCACATTAATTAGTTAGTAATGAAAAGATATGTCATGGCCTTGGATCTTGTGGACGATCCACAATTGATCAAGGAATATGAGGATTACCACCGCGAAGTGTGGCCGGAAATAAAACGCTCGATTCTGGATACAGGTATTCTGCAGATGGAGATCTATCGTTTTGAAAATAGATTGTTTATGAACATGGAGGTGGGTGAAGATTTTTCATTTGAGAAAAAATCAGCTATGGATGCTGCTAATGAAAAAGTTCAGGAATGGGAACAGCTGATGTGGAAATATCAGGCGGCTATTCCGGGGGCAAAGCCAGGAGAGAAATGGGTAATGATGACAAAAATATTTGAATTAGTATAATTATGGCTATACAGCGCTATTTACAGATCCATCCAATGGATAATGTCCTTGTTGCATTACAGGACTTGGCTGAGGGAACAACGATTGTTTTTGAAGGTAAGGAATTTACATTAAAGCAAGCTGTTGCTGCCAAACATAAATTCACGATCCAGCCAATGGAACAAGATACAGAGATATTGATGTATGGTGTTCTGGTAGGGAAATTGAATACTCCATTAGCTGAAGGGGAACTTATTACCACCGAAAACTTGCGCCATGCATCGGAAGATTTTAGAATGGGCAACCGTAAGACAGCTTGGACAAAACCTGATGTTGCTGCATTTAAAGATAAAACGTTCAATGGATTTCATCGTTCAAATGGGACTGTTGGAACGGCCAATTACTGGTTGGTTATTCCATTGGTTTTTTGCGAAAATAGAAATGTATTGACCTTGAAGGCTGCATTTGAGGAGAAGCTGGGCTATAAAGTAAAAGCGAATAATTACATCTCTGAAGTAGAAGATCTCATCGGCCTATATAAGTCTGGTGCTGATGTAAATGCGATCCTTAGTCAGGATCTGCTTGCTAATTCGACTTCCAGTGAGCAGGAACGCCTATTCAAAAATGTCGATGGAATCAAGTTTTTGAATCATGAGATGGGATGCGGTGGAACGCGTATGGATTCGGATGCTTTATGCGGTCTTTTGGCTGGCTATATTACCCATCCGAATGTTGCGGGGGCAACCGTGTTGAGTTTGGGATGCCAGCATGCGCAGGCTTCAATTCTGAAGGCTGAAATAGAAAAGCGAAGTCCGGGTTTTGACCGTCCGCTGTATATTTTTGAACAGCAGAAAGAGGGCACTGAAAAAGAATTGATGCAAAAGGCTATTAAAGCAACTTTTGCGGGGATGATGCAAGCGGATAAGAATGAGCGTCAACCAGCCACATTGGACAAATTGTGTATTGGACTGGAATGTGGTGGCTCGGACGGATTCTCGGGTATCTCTGCCAATCCTGCGCTCGGTTTTGTGTCGGATATTTTGGTGACTTTAGGCGGATCGGTGATTCTGGCGGAGTTCCCTGAATTATGTGGCGTGGAACAGGAGTTGAGTGATCGTTGTATCGATGAGCCAACTGCGGAGCGTTTTATGTCGCTGATGCGTACGTATAATGCAAAAGCCGAGGCTGATGGCTCGGGTTTCTATATGAATCCTTCTCCGGGAAATATTCGTGATGGCTTAATTACTGACGCGATTAAGTCTGCAGGGGCAGCCAAAAAAGGAGGAACCTCACCTGTTGCAGCAGTGATTGATTATCCTGAATTGGCCAACGGTCCGGGGTTAAACTTATTATGTACTCCAGGTAATGATGTGGAAAGTACCACTGCAGAGGTGGCCGCAGGTGCCAATATCGTTTTATTTACGACGGGCCTAGGTACACCTACAGGTAACCCGATTACACCTGTTGTGAAACTATCCACAAATACCAAGACTTTTGAGAAAATGCCCGATATCCTGGATTTGAACTGTGGTACCATTATCGAAGGTACAGAGACTATTGAGGAGGCTGCACATCGTATTTTGGATTATGTGATAGAAGTTGCTTCCGGTGAAGTGAAACCAAAAGCGGTGTTATTGGGGCAAGACGATTTCATTCCATGGCGTAGAGGTGTTTCATTGTAGTTGAGTATAATGAGTTTATTGAAAATCCATGACAACTAATTATTTACATATGAAACTTAAACATGTAATCTGTGGTTTGGCCTTGCTGATGGGATCTGTATCCGCGAGCTATAGCCAGCAACATTATCAACCGAGTCCCGAAAATCTAAAAAATAGGGAATGGTTTGAACAATCTCGGTTTGGTGTTTTTATCCATTGGGGGGTATATAGTGTGCTGGGAGATGGTGAATGGGTCATGAATAACCAAAATATCAGTTTGGATGAATATGCATTGCTGCCTAAATTTTTCAATCCAATTTCCTTCAATGCGAAAGAATGGGCGAAGTTATTTAAACAGGCCGGAGCAAAGTATATCACCTTTACCACCAGACATCATGATGGGTTTTCGATGTGGGATAGCCAGATTTCGGATTATAACGTGGTGAAGAAATCGCCCTTCAAACGCGATATTGTGAAAGAGTTGGTGGAAGCTTGCCATGCTGAAGGGATAAAAGTGATGTTCTACTATTCACTTTTAGATTGGCACCGGGATGATTATTTACCCGTTGGTAAAACGGGTGGCGGCATTGCGGGCCGCGATTCAACAAAAGGGGATTGGAATCATTATGTCCAGTTTATGAAAAGCCAATTAACGGAGCTGTTGAGCAATTATGGCAACATCGATGGGATTTGGTTTGATGGTCATTGGGACAAGCCCAATGAAGATTGGCATTTCAAAGAAATCTATGAATTGATTCATAAGTTACAGCCACAATGTTTGGTGGGGAACAATCACCATTTGGCACCATTTGAAGGTGAAGATTTTCAGATGTTCGAACGTGATTTACCTGGGGAGAATACCACTGGGTTCGGCACGAAAGCACATGATGTTGGGATATTACCGAAGGAAGTATGTGGAACAATTGCTGGATCGTGGGGATTTGAGCTGAAAGATCGGACACGAAAATCTTTTCAGGAAGTGCTGAAATACCTGGTCAAAGCAGCTGGTCATGGCTCCAATTTATTGCTCAATGTAGGTCCAATGCCGAACGGTGAGATTCAGGACTATCAACAGGAGCGTTTGAAAGAACTTGGAAAATGGCTATCGGTGTATGGTGAAACAATCTATGGAACAGCGGGTGGGGCGGTGTCGCCAACAGACGATTATGCGTTGACAAAAAAAGGAAATCAGGTGTATCTACATGTGTTTAAAACGGATAAAAAGGAATTGTTGATCAATAACCTGCCTTATCAGGTGAAAAAAGTAAGCACATTTATCGGAAAGAAAGAGATTAAGTTTAGTCATAAGAACAATAGTCTACGCGTGGATTTGCCAACATCGACAGATGAAGCAGATTTGGTATTGACATTAACAATTAAATAACAATGGGAAAATTAGAACAAAAAGTAGCTGTAATTACCGGTGGTGGTAGTGGGATAGGCCGTGCGATCAGTCTGCAATTTGCTGCAGAAGGAGCAAAAGTTCATATTCTGGATTTGAATGAAGACGGTGGTAATGCTGTGGTTGATGAGATCTTGGCTTTGGGTGGTCAGGCTGTGTTTAATCGTTGTAATGTAACTGACCAGCAAGAAATTACTGCTATAGCACAAAATATCGGAAAAATTGATATTTTGGTAAATAATGCAGGTATTGCTCATGTTGGTAATTTGGAAAATTGTCAATCAGAAGATTTTGAGCGTGTTTTTAATGTGAATGTTAAGGGCGCTTATAATGCATTGCATGCTATCGTGCCGATGATGAAAGCGCAGGGTTCTGGAGCAATCCTTAATCTAGCATCCATCGCTGCATGGGTTGGTATCACGGATCGTTTTGCTTATTCGATGAGCAAAGGTGCTATTTACGCGATGTCAATGTCTGTTGCAAGGGATTACATGGCATACGGTATTCGTTGCAATAGCATTTCGCCTGCACGTGTACATACGCCATTTGTGGATGGATTTATCGCAAAAAACTATCCTGGAAAAGAGGAAGAAATGTTTGAAAAATTATCAGCAAGCCAGCCAATAGGCCGCATGGCACAACCGGAGGAAATTGCCAAATTAGCACTTTTCCTGTGTAGTGACGACGCGGGCTTTATCACTGGAAATGACTATCCAATTGATGGTGGTTTTATTAAATTGAACAATTAAAAAGCTAAAAATAAAATATCTATTATCTCAATACTATAAAAATGAAATTAATACGTTTTGGAGCTCAAGGCAAAGAGAAAATCGGTGTTCAGATCGATGGTGTAAATTACGATGTAAGCGCATTTGGTGGTGATTACAATGAGCAATTCTTTGCTGAGGATGGTGTAGCTCGTTTAGAAGAATTTGTGAAGGCAAATGAAGGTAAGTTGATTGAAGTTCCTCAAGGCGAGCGTGTCGGAGCACCTTTTGCCCGCCCATCCAAAATTGTTTGTATTGGATTGAACTATTTAGACCATGCAAAGGAGACCAATGCACCTATTCCTGCTGAACCGATCATCTTTATGAAATCGACCACTTCGTTGGTAGGTCCATACGATAATGTGATGATTCCTAAAGATTCTCTAAAAACAGATTGGGAAGTGGAATTCTGTATCGTGATCGGTAAAAAAGCCTCTTATGTAGAAGAGCATGAGGCCTTAGATTATGTGGTTGGTTATGTGTTGCACAATGATGTTTCCGAACGTGAGTATCAGTTGGAACGTGGCGGTACCTGGGATAAAGGAAAAGGATGTGATACTTTCGCACCAATGGGACCCTTCATGGCGACAAAAGAAGAAATCAAAGATATCAACAATGTGCGTCTATGGTTAAAGGTAAACGGAAAAACTTATCAGGATGGCAATACCAAGGATTTGATCTTTTCGGTAGCACATGTGGTATCGTATGTGTCTAAATTTATGACCTTGTTGCCTGGCGACGTTATTTCAACAGGTACACCTGCAGGTGTTGGTTTAGGATTTAATCCACCGATTTACTTGAAGCCTGGCGATGTTATCGAGTTAGGAGCAGATGGTCTTGGGGAGTCCCGTCAGACTGTTGTAGCGTATTCAAAAAATTAATTGCTCATCAGGTTTTCATTTCATTATGCGTATAGATACCCATCAGCATTTCTGGAAATTCGACCCAATTAGAGATCGTTGGATTACCGAAGAAATGCAGGTCATAAAACGTGATTTCAGCCCTTTAGATATTCAGTTTGTGCTTGAACGAAATGGATTCGGAGGGAGTGTTGCTGTTCAGGCAGATCAATCCAAAGAAGAGACTGCTTATTTGGTTCAGCTGGCTAATGATTATCCTTTTATTAAAGGCGTTGTGGGCTGGATTGATCTTCAAGCAGCAGATATTCGACAACAGTTGGATGGCTATCAATCAGATACGGTCATCAAAGGATTTCGTCACATTGTTGAAGGAGAAGCGGATCCTGATTTTCTTATCCGCCCTGCCATACTAAATGGACTGAAGGCATTGGCAGATTATGGTTATACTTATGATCTGCTCATCCGTCCACGTCATTATGCAGCAACACTGGATTGTGTGCAGCAAAATCCAAATCTACAATTTGTGTTGGATCATATTGCCAAACCGCCAATCAAGTCGAAAGCATTTGATGAGTGGGCAACGTTTATCGATGCGCTATCGGCTTTTCCGAATGTTGTATGTAAAGTTTCTGGACTTGCAACAGAGGCCGATTGGGAGGGATGGAAGCTTGATGATTTTAAACAATATCTGGAGCATATCTTTGCACGTTTTGGAAAGGAGCGCATTATGTACGGGTCAGATTGGCCGGTATGTCTATTGGCGGCATCTTACGAAGAAAGTATTGCCATAGTTGAAGATAAACTAGGGCAATTTACAGCTGCAGAGAAGAACGCATTTTGGGCAGAGAACGCTATACGCGTGTATAATCTTTAAAAAGAAAAACTTCAGCATGTTATGAAAGGGAAAAATAGCATGCTGAAGTTTTTTATTGGCCATGAAGCCGGATAAATGGGCTGAATAAAGTCAATATAAAATTAATCAATAACCAGAGAACGAGTTCATTGTTGCGATTGTTAATCACAATCAATGAAACAAACCATTCAATAAAAGTATTATGGATCTTCATTTAAGAGATAAAGTTGTTATTGTTACCGGCGGAGCAAAAGGAATCGGGCGGGCCGTAGTTCATGCCTTAGCTAAAGAACAGGCTATTCCGGTCATTGTTGGTCGTAAACAGGCGGATAATGAAAAAGTCAAGGAAGAAATCAAGCAATTTGGTGTGGATGCACTCTGTATTGAAGCAGAGTTATCTAAACCCGAAGATTGTGAACGAGCAGTCCAAAAAACATTGGAAGTATATGGCCGTATCGATGGTTTGGTGAATAATGCTGGGCAAAATGATGGTGTCGGATTAGCATCCGGTAATTATGAAAAATTTGTTGCTTCGCTGCACAAGAACTTAATT
The DNA window shown above is from Sphingobacterium thalpophilum and carries:
- a CDS encoding alpha-L-fucosidase, which encodes MKLKHVICGLALLMGSVSASYSQQHYQPSPENLKNREWFEQSRFGVFIHWGVYSVLGDGEWVMNNQNISLDEYALLPKFFNPISFNAKEWAKLFKQAGAKYITFTTRHHDGFSMWDSQISDYNVVKKSPFKRDIVKELVEACHAEGIKVMFYYSLLDWHRDDYLPVGKTGGGIAGRDSTKGDWNHYVQFMKSQLTELLSNYGNIDGIWFDGHWDKPNEDWHFKEIYELIHKLQPQCLVGNNHHLAPFEGEDFQMFERDLPGENTTGFGTKAHDVGILPKEVCGTIAGSWGFELKDRTRKSFQEVLKYLVKAAGHGSNLLLNVGPMPNGEIQDYQQERLKELGKWLSVYGETIYGTAGGAVSPTDDYALTKKGNQVYLHVFKTDKKELLINNLPYQVKKVSTFIGKKEIKFSHKNNSLRVDLPTSTDEADLVLTLTIK
- a CDS encoding SDR family NAD(P)-dependent oxidoreductase — protein: MGKLEQKVAVITGGGSGIGRAISLQFAAEGAKVHILDLNEDGGNAVVDEILALGGQAVFNRCNVTDQQEITAIAQNIGKIDILVNNAGIAHVGNLENCQSEDFERVFNVNVKGAYNALHAIVPMMKAQGSGAILNLASIAAWVGITDRFAYSMSKGAIYAMSMSVARDYMAYGIRCNSISPARVHTPFVDGFIAKNYPGKEEEMFEKLSASQPIGRMAQPEEIAKLALFLCSDDAGFITGNDYPIDGGFIKLNN
- a CDS encoding fumarylacetoacetate hydrolase family protein; this encodes MKLIRFGAQGKEKIGVQIDGVNYDVSAFGGDYNEQFFAEDGVARLEEFVKANEGKLIEVPQGERVGAPFARPSKIVCIGLNYLDHAKETNAPIPAEPIIFMKSTTSLVGPYDNVMIPKDSLKTDWEVEFCIVIGKKASYVEEHEALDYVVGYVLHNDVSEREYQLERGGTWDKGKGCDTFAPMGPFMATKEEIKDINNVRLWLKVNGKTYQDGNTKDLIFSVAHVVSYVSKFMTLLPGDVISTGTPAGVGLGFNPPIYLKPGDVIELGADGLGESRQTVVAYSKN
- a CDS encoding altronate dehydratase family protein; this translates as MAIQRYLQIHPMDNVLVALQDLAEGTTIVFEGKEFTLKQAVAAKHKFTIQPMEQDTEILMYGVLVGKLNTPLAEGELITTENLRHASEDFRMGNRKTAWTKPDVAAFKDKTFNGFHRSNGTVGTANYWLVIPLVFCENRNVLTLKAAFEEKLGYKVKANNYISEVEDLIGLYKSGADVNAILSQDLLANSTSSEQERLFKNVDGIKFLNHEMGCGGTRMDSDALCGLLAGYITHPNVAGATVLSLGCQHAQASILKAEIEKRSPGFDRPLYIFEQQKEGTEKELMQKAIKATFAGMMQADKNERQPATLDKLCIGLECGGSDGFSGISANPALGFVSDILVTLGGSVILAEFPELCGVEQELSDRCIDEPTAERFMSLMRTYNAKAEADGSGFYMNPSPGNIRDGLITDAIKSAGAAKKGGTSPVAAVIDYPELANGPGLNLLCTPGNDVESTTAEVAAGANIVLFTTGLGTPTGNPITPVVKLSTNTKTFEKMPDILDLNCGTIIEGTETIEEAAHRILDYVIEVASGEVKPKAVLLGQDDFIPWRRGVSL
- the fucP gene encoding L-fucose:H+ symporter permease; protein product: MTNKKSYAFALILVTTLFFFWGFIHNLDPILIPHLRNAFSLSHFQASLVDSAVFIAYFVMAIPAGIIMKKYGYKAGILIGLIFFAIGCFLFVPAANTISYVFFLGALFVVACGLTILETAANPYVAILGDPVSSAQRLNFAQSFNGLAAFVAPIFGGKFILSHEPKSQEELAQMAEQAKMAYIQSETAAVKLPYVVLGILILLIAALFFFTRLPDIKDAEEEGRAGFFHALRHKNVRWAVVAQFFYVGAQVCILSFLVLYATEAAGISGKDGADYAGFAGLAFMLGRFIGTFFMRFVSASKLLIIYSAIAIVLSLFVIFGSGIQTLYALIGIAFFMSIMFPTIFAFGVQGIGADTKSASSLIVMSIVGGALLPPILGFISDKTGHFQYGYFVPLVCFIVVLLFAFQNRNVSIAETENLKSH
- a CDS encoding AraC family transcriptional regulator encodes the protein MKAQLLHLNSNLEHSFNARRDNTPQYHNLWHYHEELELIYFAKGSGTQFIGDSVRRFESGDITLVGSNLPHYWLFDEIYLQEEEAESADIRVLHFKENFWGNDFINLPENKSIKDLIRVAKRSISLLESSRLKTVQLIDAILAATGTTRIIHLLEILQYISAEEQHDLLTSPTFSIQLQDQDANRMQIAMQYIGENYRDQIRLQELASLTGMTPNSFCRYFKSQIGKTLFQFLIEMRVKTACNLLIENKQTVKQICFESGFQNFSSFHKYFKNVTGTTPLSFQRSKT
- a CDS encoding L-rhamnose mutarotase, with the translated sequence MKRYVMALDLVDDPQLIKEYEDYHREVWPEIKRSILDTGILQMEIYRFENRLFMNMEVGEDFSFEKKSAMDAANEKVQEWEQLMWKYQAAIPGAKPGEKWVMMTKIFELV
- a CDS encoding NAD(P)H-quinone oxidoreductase, which translates into the protein MMKAVIITEPGGPEVLEVHDVEMPQIGELEVLVEVKAAGVNRPDVFQRKGNYPAPPGVDARIPGLEIAGIVVAKGKDVVDWSIGDRVCALVGGGGYASYAKVYQGHCLPIPDHLDFAEAASLPETVFTVWDNVFRRGRLQADDHFLVHGGAGGIGSTAIQLATLFGAVVYTTVSSAEKASFCKSLGASKTINYKTEDFLEVLKPLGVDVILDSIGGSYFEKNINLLNPDGRLVYINAMESARVELNLLKLMQKRIVLTGSTLRARDREFKQVLRDDIWSQVWPKLSAGDFRPTLYRVLPFAEAAEAHRLMEDSSVLGKIVLSF
- a CDS encoding amidohydrolase family protein, encoding MRIDTHQHFWKFDPIRDRWITEEMQVIKRDFSPLDIQFVLERNGFGGSVAVQADQSKEETAYLVQLANDYPFIKGVVGWIDLQAADIRQQLDGYQSDTVIKGFRHIVEGEADPDFLIRPAILNGLKALADYGYTYDLLIRPRHYAATLDCVQQNPNLQFVLDHIAKPPIKSKAFDEWATFIDALSAFPNVVCKVSGLATEADWEGWKLDDFKQYLEHIFARFGKERIMYGSDWPVCLLAASYEESIAIVEDKLGQFTAAEKNAFWAENAIRVYNL